The DNA region GCTGACAGAGTCAATGTGGCTTTTGATATACATATTAATATTCTTTGCCTCTTTATTGGCTATTGTGGTTCTTTATAACCTTGGATTGCTGTCATTTACAGAAATCGAGCGTGAAATAGCTACATTAAAGGTATTGGGTTTTAAAACGGGCGCTCTAAGAAAGCTATTGTTAACCCAAAACTTATGGTTCACGGCTATAGGATTCGTATTGGGAGTTCCTGTAGGATATTATATCCTAAAGATAATGTGGGAATCCTCAGGCGATTCATTTTACGTATTGCCTTCCATAACAATTATGAATCTCGTATTAACGGCAATAATAACATTCTCATTGTCAATACTTGTGAACCTGATGTTTTCACGCAAAATCAAAAATCTTGACATGGTCGAATCGCTAAAGGGTAATGAATAATTATCTTTTAGCCAATCCTTTTTTTACTAAAATTTAAATCTTATTTTTTCTAAAATTATATTCATGTCACTTACTCGCAAAATGCTGAGGGATATGAGAAACAACAAGACTCAATTCATAGCCATATTCATGATGGCATTAATTGGTATTTTCGCTTATTGCGGTGTTTGCAGCGAGTATTATGGACTGGAACAGACTTCTTCTGATTTTTACAGCGAAACCAATCTTGCCGATGGCTGGATTTACAATACCACAATCACCGATGATGCCGTTGATGAAATAGATAACTTTTCTACCGGCAGTGAAAGGCAGCTGGTCATACAATCGGTAGGTGAGTTTGAAAACGACCCCGACATCACCCTGCATTTTCTTGAAAACAATACCATTTCGAAGTTTTACCTCGTGGAAGGCGAGGAATTGAATTTATCCGACGATTCAGGAGTCTGGCTCGACAAGCGCTTTGCGAATGCCCAGAACTTAACGGTTGGAGACAACATAACATTTAAATTAAATGGGCTTGAAATTGAAAAGGAAATAAAGGGAATCGGATATTCTCCAGAATACGTTTATGAGGCATCTCCAACAACAATAATTCCCGATTTCAAGGATATGGGATTTGCATATCTCTCACACGAGGCATTTCCAATGGATATCCAGTATAACGCCCTGCTGGTCAAGTTCAATCAGAGTCCTGAAGATTTCAAGGATTCCCTGGACGATTCCGTTGACTATTTATCATTTACAAAGCAGGCAGACCATGTCAGCGTATCACAGTTCAACGAGGAAATGGCACAGCACAAGATGATTGGTGACGTTTTCCCGTTACTGTTTATTGCAGTTACCTTTTTGACTCTTTTAACGACAATGACTCGTATAGTATCGCACCAGAGAACTCAAATCGGTGTTTTAAAGGCTGTGGGCTATAAGAACCGAACAATTATCCTGCATTTCATGTCCTATGGATTCTGGCTCGTTCTGGCCGGAGCTATTCTGGGACTGGTCACGGGACCTATGGTCATTCCTAATTTATTCTATCCGACAATGAGCTCAAGGTATTCCCTTCCGGAGTGGCATCCTGGATTTGACAACACTTTCATCATTGTGGCCGCAGCAATGGTCATATCTTCGCTTCTGGTATCGTACTGGGCTGCAAGAAACATTTCAAAGGAAAATCCTGCAAATACCATGAGGCCTAAGGCGCCGAATGTTTCATCTTCCGGAGTTCTTGAAAAGTCAGGGTTCTGGAAGAAACTGGGATTCAACCTTCGCTGGAATTACCGTGATGCCAAAAGGAACCGTTTCAGGGCACTGATGGCAATAATTGGCGTTATGGGTTGTGTAGGACTTTTAATTTGCGCTTTTGGTATGGACGACTCAATGGATAATCTGGCGTCATGGGAATATGATGATATCAGCCATTTCGAATCCAAACTCTTCATAAACAGCAACGCAACCTTTTCGGATATTGATGAGGTTGCTGATGAGGTAAACGGCAGTACGATTATGGAGCAAGCTATTGAAATAAAGGCTCATGGAAATGAAAAGACGGCGATGATTCTGTCGTTAAATGAAACGGATTTGATATCTCAGACAGACAAGTATCAAAATCCTATTAATTTAACCTCGACAGATATATCACTTTCAGCAAAAGTTGCAGAAACTCTTGGAGTTGATGTGGGAGACTCCATAAAGTGGCACATTGTAGGTTCAGACGACTGGGTTGAATGCAAAATAACTAATATTCATGGAGAGCCGATGTCACAGGGAATAATACTTTCAGCAGATAAACTGGAGGATTTGGATTTGAATTTCACTCCAACAAGCATCTTGAGTGATGAAAAGGTGGATGATGACTATGATTCAATCAAAAGCGTTTCGACAATCGGCGAAATGATGGAAAACTGGGATGAAATGAGCGGATCCATAATGATGCTTGTTTCAATCATAATAATCTTTGCGGTTCTTCTGGCAATTGTAGTACTGTATAATCTTGGAATATTGTCATTTACCGAAATCGAGCGTGAAATTGCTACCTTAAAAGTGTTAGGATTTAAAACAAGGGATTTAAGAAAGCTTCTGCTTACTCAAAACCTCTTCTTTACGGGTATCGGATTCCTTCTGGGCATTCCTCTGGGATTCTATCTGATGACGCTGATAATGAACGCTGCAGGAGAAACCATTTATTACATTCCGTCATTAACCTGGGGAAACATCGCATTGAGTGCAGTCATTACTTTTACAATATCCATTGCTGTTAATTTATTGTTTTCAGGCAAAATAAAGAATCTGAATATGGTTGAAGCGCTTAAAGACGTTGAATAGATTAATTTATAAAAAAATAAAAGGGGGTTTAGAATTTAAGAATAAAGTTTTTCTAAAGCCCAATCTGCACTATCGTGGTCTATTACAGCTCCGTGGAGATGCCATATTCCAGAAACTGAATCTCCATTATAATAAACTGTATACAAATAATCTCTTGGTGGAAGTTTAATAACTGAGCCATCAGCTATAAAAACGCCATCTTTTCCGGTTTTAAATTCATAGAATTCTCCATTAATATTAATTTTTATTGGTGCGTTTTCAAAGCTTTCTCCTTTTCCATCAAGTACTCTAACACTTATTATTCCGCTGCCAATAGCTATTCGAGGAAAGAGCATGAGCGTCGGCCTAACGATTATTTTGTTTGAAACTTTACATCCTTCGTATTCGGCAGTTATAATGTAGTCTCCGGGAGCTAAATTAATATTTAATTTTGCAATTCCGTCAGCATTTGTCTGGCGGGTATAAAATACTCCATTAATGTTGAATGTCACGTTTTTTCCGCTGCTTACTGGTTTGCCGTCAGGACCTAAAATTTTAACAGTGTATTGGGAATCGTTTTTGTAAAATTTGGTTAAGTCGTTGTTTTCGGTTATTGTCGGCAAGACAGTTATCGTATTCGTATTTTTGAGTATTCCGTAATATGTTGTTATTACATATGTTCCCGGCTCTAGGTTAATATTCAATTTTGAAGTGTTGTTTTGAATCGCCCGGTAATATAAAACTCCATTAACTTCAAATGTGCATTTTGTAGGTTTATCAAAAAAAGAAATTCCTTCGTAATTATCTTTAACTTTGGCTTCGAATTGTGAACCGTTTTTGTAGATTTTAGTCAGGTCGTTTGTTTCAAATGTGACATTATATATTCCATTTTCAGGAATTTCAACATTTATTTCTGGAATTTCGTCTGTATTTCCAGTTTCATTCATATTGTCTTCTGCACACACGGCAGAAACTGAAAATAGGATTAATATGATAGAAAATATTATTAATAGTTTTGAGTTAATTGTATCAGTCCTCCAATTAAGTATGTAATGTTTTTATTCCTTTATGTATAAATAATTTTCCATATTGCCATTTATGAACTTAACCTTGCAATCAATTGACCACATTTATTTACTTGTGTTTTCATATATTGATTTAGTGTTTGATATGCAAAAGAATTTTAAATATTTGGATGAATTAATACATGGAGGGGCTAAAGAAATAGTGTTAACTTCAGATATCGTTTTGGGTGAAGATGAAGAGTCCGATTATCCTGAAGGCATTAATCTGGATGTTGATGGTCTGGTAATTGACGGAAACGGTCATTCAATTGATGCATGCTCAAAAACAAGGATATTCTACAACACCGCCAAGGATGTTACAATCAAAAATATTGCGTTGAAAAATGCTGTTGTTGCAATATACAATTTTTACGGCGTTTTAAGCATATTTGATTCTGAATTGTCCGATAACACGTCAAATCTTGCTGGCGCAGCGATATACAATAACTGGGGAGAATTAAACATTAATGATTCAGTATTGTCCGATAACGCATCAGAGTGTCA from Methanobrevibacter millerae includes:
- a CDS encoding ABC transporter permease, which codes for MSLTRKMLRDMRNNKTQFIAIFMMALIGIFAYCGVCSEYYGLEQTSSDFYSETNLADGWIYNTTITDDAVDEIDNFSTGSERQLVIQSVGEFENDPDITLHFLENNTISKFYLVEGEELNLSDDSGVWLDKRFANAQNLTVGDNITFKLNGLEIEKEIKGIGYSPEYVYEASPTTIIPDFKDMGFAYLSHEAFPMDIQYNALLVKFNQSPEDFKDSLDDSVDYLSFTKQADHVSVSQFNEEMAQHKMIGDVFPLLFIAVTFLTLLTTMTRIVSHQRTQIGVLKAVGYKNRTIILHFMSYGFWLVLAGAILGLVTGPMVIPNLFYPTMSSRYSLPEWHPGFDNTFIIVAAAMVISSLLVSYWAARNISKENPANTMRPKAPNVSSSGVLEKSGFWKKLGFNLRWNYRDAKRNRFRALMAIIGVMGCVGLLICAFGMDDSMDNLASWEYDDISHFESKLFINSNATFSDIDEVADEVNGSTIMEQAIEIKAHGNEKTAMILSLNETDLISQTDKYQNPINLTSTDISLSAKVAETLGVDVGDSIKWHIVGSDDWVECKITNIHGEPMSQGIILSADKLEDLDLNFTPTSILSDEKVDDDYDSIKSVSTIGEMMENWDEMSGSIMMLVSIIIIFAVLLAIVVLYNLGILSFTEIEREIATLKVLGFKTRDLRKLLLTQNLFFTGIGFLLGIPLGFYLMTLIMNAAGETIYYIPSLTWGNIALSAVITFTISIAVNLLFSGKIKNLNMVEALKDVE
- a CDS encoding Ig-like domain repeat protein gives rise to the protein MNETGNTDEIPEINVEIPENGIYNVTFETNDLTKIYKNGSQFEAKVKDNYEGISFFDKPTKCTFEVNGVLYYRAIQNNTSKLNINLEPGTYVITTYYGILKNTNTITVLPTITENNDLTKFYKNDSQYTVKILGPDGKPVSSGKNVTFNINGVFYTRQTNADGIAKLNINLAPGDYIITAEYEGCKVSNKIIVRPTLMLFPRIAIGSGIISVRVLDGKGESFENAPIKININGEFYEFKTGKDGVFIADGSVIKLPPRDYLYTVYYNGDSVSGIWHLHGAVIDHDSADWALEKLYS